One Loxodonta africana isolate mLoxAfr1 chromosome 4, mLoxAfr1.hap2, whole genome shotgun sequence genomic region harbors:
- the LOC100654386 gene encoding protein SCO2 homolog, mitochondrial, with protein sequence MLLPARAPKAWHGLSRLKLLAPAPPGAPGGKALHLRPWLLSGQGPAGTGGHSRTQGPGLRTRLLITALFGAGLGGAWLAARAEKERWRQQQRTEALRQAAVGQGDFSLLDHRGQARCKADFRGQWVLMYFGFTHCPDICPDELEKLVQVVQQLEADPSLPPMQPIFVTVDPERDDVPAMARYVQDFHPRLLGLTGSTEQVAQASRNYRVYYSPGPKDEDQDYIVDHSIAIYLLNPDGLFTDYYGRGRSAEQIADSVRRHMAVFRSVLN encoded by the coding sequence ATGCTGCTGCCAGCTCGGGCACCCAAGGCTTGGCATGGGCTTTCCCGGCTCAAGCTGCTGGCCCCAGCCCCTCCTGGAGCTCCTGGAGGCAAGGCCCTGCATCTGAGGCCCTGGCTCTTGTCAGGGCAGGGCCCTGCAGGAACAGGAGGGCACAGCCGGACCCAGGGCCCTGGGCTGCGGACAAGGCTGCTTATCACGGCCCTATTTGGGGCAGGGCTCGGAGGGGCCTGGCTGGCTGCTCGGGCCGAGAAGGAGCGGTGGCGGCAGCAACAGCGGACAGAGGCCCTGCGCCAGGCGGCCGTGGGCCAGGGTGACTTTAGCCTGTTGGACCACAGGGGCCAGGCCCGCTGCAAAGCCGATTTCCGGGGTCAGTGGGTCCTGATGTACTTTGGTTTCACCCACTGCCCTGACATCTGCCCCGATGAGCTGGAGAAGTTGGTACAGGTGGTGCAGCAGCTGGAGGCCGACCCCAGCCTGCCACCCATGCAGCCCATCTTCGTCACTGTGGACCCAGAGCGGGACGATGTGCCAGCCATGGCCCGCTATGTGCAGGACTTCCATCCACGGCTGCTGGGTCTGACTGGCTCCACCGAGCAGGTAGCCCAGGCTAGTCGCAACTACCGTGTATACTATAGTCCTGGTCCCAAGGATGAGGACCAGGACTACATCGTGGACCACTCCATTGCCATCTACCTGCTCAACCCTGATGGTCTCTTCACCGACTACTATGGCCGGGGCAGGTCGGCCGAGCAGATCGCAGACAGTGTGCGACGCCACATGGCTGTATTCCGTAGCGTTCTCAACTGA
- the TYMP gene encoding thymidine phosphorylase: protein MEAPGTPRPPGLLAGGGSQGPANPAPEPKQVPELIRLKRDGSRLSEADIRGFVRAVVDGSAQAVQIGAMLMAIRLRGMDLEETTALTRALAESGQRLEWPEAWQGQLVDKHSTGGVGDKVSLVLAPALAACGCKVPMISGRGLGHTGGTLDKLESIPGFTVIQSPEQMQELLEQVGCCIVSQSEKLVPADGILYAARDVTATVDSLPLVTASILSKKAVEGLMALVVDVKFGGAAIFPSEVQARELAKTLVEVGAGLGLRVAAALTSMDTPLGRSVGHTLEVEEALLCMDGAGPPDLRDLVTRLGGALLWLSGRAQSQEEGAARVAAVLDDGSARDRFQRMLAAQGVDEDLARGLCSGTPARRRKLLPRAREQEELRAAADGERGRGRGPPPARPSRGPARLGDPRRLPKDPNLPCPHLPEPSRSPGIPARCGDPVPLRAQLPAAAPRPAQRPLPAGTVELIRALPLALVLHELGAGRSHAGEPLRPAVGAELLVGVGQRLRRGELAPAPVRPPPAPAASPRAPPLTPPARPPAGTPWLRVHRDGPALSDGQRRALQGALVLSGRAPFAAPSPFAELVLPPPARAPGEPQQ, encoded by the exons ATGGAAGCTCCAGGGACCCCACGACCTCCTGGTCTCCTCGCGGGCGGAGGGAGTCAGGGCCCTGCTAACCCCGCTCCCGAGCCGAAGCAGGTCCCCGAGCTGATCCGCCTGAAGCGAGACGGAAGCCGCCTGAGCGAGGCGGACATTAGGGGATTCGTGCGCGCCGTGGTGGACGGGAGTGCGCAGGCCGTGCAGATCG GGGCCATGCTCATGGCCATCCGACTTCGGGGCATGGACCTGGAGGAGACCACAGCGCTGACCCGGGCCCTGGCCGAATCGGGGCAGCGGCTGGAGTGGCCAGAGGCCTGGCAGGGGCAGCTCGTGGACAAACATTCCACAGGGGGCGTGGGTGACAAGGTCAGCCTGGTCCTGGCACCTGCCCTGGCTGCCTGTGGCTGCAAG GTGCCAATGATCAGCGGACGTGGTCTTGGGCACACGGGGGGCACCCTGGATAAGCTGGAGTCTATTCCTGGATTCACTGTCATCCAAAGCCCAGAGCAG ATGCAAGAGCTCCTGGAGCAAGTGGGCTGCTGTATCGTGAGCCAGAGTGAGAAGCTGGTTCCTGCAGACGGAATCCTGTATGCAGCCAGGGATGTGACCGCCACTGTGGATAGCCTGCCCCTTGTCACAG CCTCCATCCTCAGTAAGAAGGCAGTGGAAGGACTCATGGCTCTGGTGGTGGATGTGAAGTTCGGGGGTGCTGCAATCTTCCCCAGTGAGGTCCAGGCCCGGGAGCTGGCAAAGACTCTG GTGGAAGTGGGGGCAGGCCTGGGGCTTCGGGTTGCGGCCGCCCTGACCTCCATGGACACCCCTCTGGGCCGAAGCGTGGGCCACACGCTGGAGGTAGAGGAGGCGCTGCTTTGCATGGACGGCGCCGGGCCCCCAGACCTGCGGGACCTGGTCACCCGACTAG GGGGCGCCCTGCTCTGGCTCAGCGGACGCGCGCAAAGCCAGGAGGAGGGCGCAGCCCGGGTGGCCGCGGTACTGGACGACGGCTCCGCCCGGGACCGCTTCCAGCGGATGCTCGCGGCGCAGGGCGTGGACGAGGACCTGGCTCGAGGCCTGTGCTCCGGGACCCCAGCGCGGCGCCGAAAGCTTCTGCCCCGCGCCCGGGAGCAGGAGGAGCTGCGCGCGGCCGCCGACGGTGAGCGCGGGAGGGGCCGGGGACCCCCGCCCGCCCGGCCCTCCCGGGGCCCAGCCCGTCTCGGGGACCCCCGACGTCTCCCCAAAGACCCCAACCTACCTTGCCCCCACCTCCCCGAGCCTAGCCGCTCTCCGGGGATTCCTGCGCGCTGCGGGGACCCCGTCCCTCTCCGAGCCCAGCTCCCCGCCGCGGCGCCCCGGCCCGCCCAGCGCCCTCTCCCCGCAGGCACCGTGGAGCTCATCCGGGCGCTGCCGCTGGCGCTTGTACTGCACGAGCTCGGGGCCGGACGCAGCCACGCTGGGGAGCCCCTCCGGCCCGCCGTGGGCGCCGAGCTGCTGGTGGGCGTGGGCCAGAGGCTGCGCCGCGGTGAGCTTGCCCCGGCCCCCGTCCGCCCGCCGCCGGCCCCGGCCGCCTCCCCGCGCGCCCCGCCGCTAACCCCGCCGGCGCGCCCACCCGCAGGGACGCCCTGGCTCCGCGTGCACCGGGACGGGCCCGCGCTCAGCGACGGCCAGCGCCGCGCCCTGCAGGGGGCGCTCGTGCTCTCGGGCCGCGCGCCCTTCGCCGCGCCATCGCCGTTCGCGGAGTTAGTCCTGCCGCCGCCCGCGCGCGCTCCCGGGGAGCCGCAGCAATAA